The window CAGCATATAGGACAACCGGCAAGAACGACGCCAGGATGATCGCTATGAGGAAAACTCTGATCAATTGCCAACCCCTTCCGTTAGATTTGGCTTTTTAAGTGCAAAGAGTTAACGGAAGAGGCCAAATTGCAGTTTACCTCCGTTTCGGCAGCGGCCGCAGTCCGAAGAGAAATCTGGTGACGTTCGTCCGCCTGACACAAAGATCATAAATCAGAATCGTTCCCACCGATGTGGATACGACGATCGAGAGCGCCCGTATCAACAGGGGAACCTCCCATCCGCGTGTGTAGTAGCCAAGTGCGAGTATCAGCGGCTGATGGATGATGTAAAACGGATAGAAGGCCTCCCTCATATATCTGAGGAACCGATTCTCGAAATTCAACAGTTTCCTGCCCAAACCCAGGATCAGAAGGAGCCAAAGCCAGGAGCTAAAACCTCGCAATGCCACCGCGACCAGTTGTCCAAATCCGCTCCCGTACCCTGGTTTCAAGGGCCCTCTACCTGGAGCGAAGACCATAGGTATCACGTTCAGGATCACCAGGATAATACCTGAGATCTTCCAATGCCCTTCGATCGCTTTCCATAACCGCTCGTCTGAGCTGATCAGATAGCCGTAGATGAAGCATGTGATATACTGAAAGCTGCGCGATAGATCATTGACGATGTTCCAAGCCATTCCACCGCGTATCACGGTGAGGATAGCCGTCCCGATCGCCAATGGAATTCCAAGTGTGAGGATCATCCCCGGCCTTTCAAGGATATCGGCCAGACTGATCGCCAGACGACGCCCGCTATCGCCCTCAAAATAGACGAA of the Candidatus Poribacteria bacterium genome contains:
- a CDS encoding acyltransferase family protein, with protein sequence PWHMHIMFLISGAATYYALRFRSVWGYVLNRLKRLLVPLLFCLFVIIPVHHFYWRFPPLGPMVEESHYHNILTFFLKDYFKLLWMNGTFFLGNLWFVYYLFVFSLLCLPLFVYFEGDSGRRLAISLADILERPGMILTLGIPLAIGTAILTVIRGGMAWNIVNDLSRSFQYITCFIYGYLISSDERLWKAIEGHWKISGIILVILNVIPMVFAPGRGPLKPGYGSGFGQLVAVALRGFSSWLWLLLILGLGRKLLNFENRFLRYMREAFYPFYIIHQPLILALGYYTRGWEVPLLIRALSIVVSTSVGTILIYDLCVRRTNVTRFLFGLRPLPKRR